In Limibacter armeniacum, the sequence TGTCTCCTTACCCCTACCATAAAACTATATAAGCTTATAGCTCAACAGTGAACCCTTTATATGAAATTTTCATTTCACTATTCAATCTGCTTGATCACCTTGGCTGGCACTCCAGCTACCACACAATTTGCCGGAACATCCTTTACGACCACGGCTCCAGCTGCCACTACTGAGTTTTCCCCTATTGTAACACCTGGCAGTATGGTGACTGCGGCTCCAATCCAAACATTTTTCTTGATCAGTACTTTTCCCGGCACTAAGGTCTTACGGTCTCGAACTGGTACAGGATGGTTTTCAGAAGTGATGCTCACCCTAGGACCAATCATCACATCATCTTCAATTTCCACCATTCCCAAGTCCAAAATGGAACAGGCATGATTGATAAATACTCTTTCGCCCAGAGAAATATTCTTACCATAGTTGGTATAAAGAGGAGGATACACTCTGGTTGTGTCTGA encodes:
- a CDS encoding DapH/DapD/GlmU-related protein — its product is MKSNNESEIHNKLNAGEAVSMNHPDISELGDDASRAISLLTKFNQEHDLVKARSILGELIGKQVSDTTRVYPPLYTNYGKNISLGERVFINHACSILDLGMVEIEDDVMIGPRVSITSENHPVPVRDRKTLVPGKVLIKKNVWIGAAVTILPGVTIGENSVVAAGAVVVKDVPANCVVAGVPAKVIKQIE